CTTTGTAAGCGTCGATGAGAGCTGGGAAGAATGGCTTGGGAGCGTCTGGAGTCGGCGTTGCGGATGATGCTGGGCTTGACGTGGCGCTTTGAGCGTTGAGTTGAGCGTTGAGTTGAGCGTTGATTTGATCCTGGGCTATCGCGGGAGCAGAGAGCATGATCAAAAATGCATTTAGGAGTACGAGGCAGGCAGGCCATTCGCGCATGAAGGACTGCTGCCTCCCTGGAGCAGCAATCGTCTCATTTGAACTTTCAGGGCGTAAAGGTTTCGTTAGTTTGGCGTAAAGAACTCGTAAGGATGCGTGGGGTGATGCTGGTGTCCTGCCGGACGGGCCGCCTGCGCGGCGAGCGGTCACTTCGTGACTTGTATACCTTGTCTAGGGGATGCGGGGTTTGTGGTCCTCGCGTTGCTCGGGTTTGAGTTTGGCTAGGCGAATTGCTCGAGGAAGCGCATGTCGCCTGAGTAAAAGTGGCCTATGTCGGAGACGCCGTGGAGCATCATGGCGATGCGCTCGACGCCCATGCCGAAGGCGAAGCCGGTAATCTTTTCGGGGTTGTAGGTGTCGTCTGCAGGGTTTATTTTGCGGCGCTCGGCGATGACTGCGGCGAAGACGGCGGGGTCGACCATGCCGCAACCCAGGAGCTCGATCCAGCCGGAGTGTTTGCACTTGCGGCAGCCCTTGCCTCCGCAGAAGATGCAGGAGATTTGGACGTCGGCGCTGGGTTCGGTGAAGGGGAAGAAGCTGGGGAAGAAACGGGTTTTGACGTCGGAGCCGAAGAGGGCCTTCATGGCGTGGTCTAAAGTTCCTTTTAGATCCGAGAAAGTTATATTGGTGTCGACGCAGAGGCCCTCGATCTGATGGAAGATGGGGGAGTGGGTGGCGTCGGCGGCGTCGTTGCGGTGGACTTTGCCGGGGATGACGATGCGGATGGGTGGGGCCTGGGCGATCATGGTGCGGATCTGCACGGGGCTGGTGTGGGTGCGCATGAGGAGGCGATCGCGGCTGGGGCGGGATTGCTGGTTCGCGATGACGAGGGTGTCCTGCGTGTCGCGGGCGGGGTGATTTTCGGGGAAGTTGAGGGCTTCGAAGTTGTAGAAGTCGGACTCGACCTGAGGGCCGAGGTTAGTGCTGTAGCCGAGATGATGGAAGACAGATACGATCTCGTGCATCGTTTTGAGGAGCGGATGAGGGATGCCGGGGGCGCGGAGGGTACCGGGGAGGGTGATGTCAAGCGGGTGAGGATGCTTCTTCTTCTGGAGACTGGCTGCGATCGTTCCGCCTTGTGTGGCGTATTCGCTGACAAGTCCCGGTTCTGAGACGGGGACCTTCACCAGTCGTTCCGGAGACAACTGATATTCCACAAGTGCTTTAAGTTCGTTGAAGCGGATGCCGAGGGCTTTTTTGGCCTCGGGTGGGGCGGATTTTAACCAGGCTTCGCTGATGAGCTTGAGACGGCCTTGTTTGCGGCCTAGCCAGTGGAGGCGGAAGGCTTCGGGGTCGGCGGCTGTCTCAGCGGCAGTGGTGCGGACTTCCTCGCTGAGGGTAATGAAGGCGGCTTCGAGGGTAGGCTCTTCATAGCCGGACAGACTTGGGATGGTTTGTTCGCTCATGGCTTCAATCTAATAAGTTTACAGACTTGTTGGCTGGCGGAGAAACGCGGTTGTGGCATGGCAAGAACTCCCCACCCTCTGCGGTGAGGCCGCAAAGAGTGGGGCAGCTAGTTCGTTTGAGACTAGTTGAAAGATTTGGTGAGGGTGGCGACGGAGATGTGGGGCCAGCCAAGGATGACCGGTGATGTGCCTGGAGGAGGAGGGGGTGCGAGGAGAACTCCGAAGTTGAGAACGACCATCTGAGCGTACTGCAGCTGCATGAAGGTTGCCCGGTGGTGGTGTTTAACCTTCTCGATCCAGAAGGTGGCATAGACGGTGGCAGTGTCGGCGTTGGGGCCTTTAGGTCCGGTGGGCTCCCCGCCTTCGAGGAAGAGGATGTTTTCGATCCCGCCGGCGGCGTTGACCATATTGGCACTGACAGTTGGGCTGGCGGGCTTATTGGGTACGGTGAGAAACTGAATGTTGGCCTGGGTAGCGATGTTGAGGACCACACCTTCGAAGGTGTGACCCTGGTGGATCTGCTTTTCGATATGGGTTTGAAGGAGAATGATGGGATCGTTGATGACTTTCTGGATTGGAACGCCGTCGATTTTGGAGTTGGCCGTCCATGGGCAGTCGGGAGGGTTGGTGTTGTAGGGGGTGCGGGGGTTCTTGATGCCTTCGGGGATGGTGATGTCGTACTGGGTGAAGGGGGGAACGGGGCCGATGGGGGGCGGGACGTTGGCGGCTGTGTCCTTCTCGTTGGAGCCGGCTGCGTTGATGGCGGGGGCGGGAGCGATGGGGAAGGGAGTGCTGTTGAAGGAGGGAAATCGGGAGAAGGCATAGGGTTGGCCAGCAAGGGGTAGAGTGGGATTGCCGTTGAAACGCTCGGCGATTCCTTGCGCGAGCAGAGCGTTACCGTGGGGAATAGAGCCCATGCGGGCGATGATCTGGGTTTCGATGGGTGTGGTTTCGGTTGGGTAAGAGGTGGGCGGCTGCGTGATCCAGATGCCGGGCTCGATGTGCATGGCTCCGCCGGTGCAGGAGTCGGCGATTTTTTGCAGGTAGGTGAGGCCATGGAGCGTGATGTCCGGCTGACCGAAACCCCGGTTGGGGATGGGAGAGCCGATGGGGGTGACGGTGAGGATTTCGGTGGTGGTGTTGAGTTGAAGGTAGAGGTTGGCGTGGCCTTCCTGGTCGGGCCGCGCAATGAGGTTGAAGCCGGAACCGCAGCCCTGCCAGGTTCCGGCGAGGTCGGCCAGTAGGCCAAGATCAGCGAGAACGTTCTCGTTGTTGGGGCTGATGCGGATGGTGGGAACGCGCAAGCCTGCCTCGGCGATATTGCGTTCAGAAGGTGGAATTGGGCATTGTTTTTCGCGATTTTCTTCGGGCATGACAGTCGATTCCTTCCTTGGTTGAGATGTGGAGGGACAAGTGCGCCGTGGGACGCGTTAGCCGAGCGATAAAAGGGTCTTGGAAGGGGCCCGGGCCGGGAGAGATTTATTCAGCGGAAGCAGTATGGACTGAGCGTATCCGCGATACGGGAGGCCGACGGGAGATTACCCGGGAGCATACTCCGGCCAGAGCGGGATGCCAAGTGAATTCTGCGAGGCTGGAGGAGGGTGCCGGAGGTGGATGTGTGACGTGATCTGCTTGGCATGACTGTGACGTCTAGCGGATTCGTTCGACCACGTCGGTCGCGATAGAGCGGCTATCGGCTCCGCTTTGGGTGACAACTTCAATTCGGATTAGACATCTATCCGGAGCGGATGTGTCGATGCGCTAGAGGGCGGAGAGGACGATGAGGGCTACGAGGAGGCCCATGAAGAGGCTGCGGCGGTCGGTGATGGCGTAGACGACGGGGTCTTCGTTGAGCTGGCCGCGAGAGGCCAAGAGCCAGAGGCGCATGATCCAAAGGATAAGGACGGGAACGAGAAGCCAGAGTCGCCGGGTGTGGTGGTAGAGCTGGGCCGCTTCGAGGGTCGAGATGTAGAGGGTGAGGACGACGACGGAGGCGAAGCCGCTAGCGGAGCCGAAGCTGCGAAGTTGCTCGATGTCAGAGACGTGGTAGCCGCGGCCTCCGATGGTGGAGCCGCCGCGCTCACTGAGGTTTTCAAGCTCGGCGAAGCGTTTGACCAGAGCGAGCGAGAGAAAGAAGAAGATGCTGAAGCTGCCGAGCCAGGTGGATACGGGCACGCCCGAGGCAGCGGATCCGGCGATGATGCGAATGGTGTAGAGGCCGGAGAGGACGATAACGTCGACCAGGACGGAGCGCTTGAGACGCAGCGAATAGGCGAGTGTCGTAACGAGGTAGATGCCGAGCCACTCAAGGAAGTAATGAGGCTTGATGAGGGAGACGAGTTGAGGCGACAGGGCGGTGATGACGCGGGGCACTGACAGCGCCAGAACGAGAGAGGCGGCCAGCAAGAGGACGACAACGAAGACGCCGGAGAGGGCGGAGAGGTCGCCCGAGGCGAAGGGGCGGCGGCGCTTGCGCGGGTGCTGGCGGTCGGCTTCGAGGTCGAGCAGGTCGTTGACGATGTAGGTGGCGGAGGCGCAGAGGCCGAAGCTGAGAAAGGCGACTGCTGCTGCTGCGACGAGACCGGGTGCCCAGGCGTGGGCGAGGAGGAGGGGGAGGAAGATGAGGACGTTTTTCGCCCATTGGTGGAGGCGGATGGCTTTGGGCCACGCTTTGAGGGGGGAGACGGTCTCGTCGAAGGTGCGGGCGGGGGTAACGCGGGCTTTGCGGAGCGCGGCGCGGAGGGCGGGGGTGGGGTTGGCGACCATGGGCTCCCTGCAGCTTTCGAGCAAGGGGAGATCGGGCATGGCGTTGCCGATGTAGGTGAAGTTGTCGCCGAATTGGGAGCGGAAGGCGGCGAGCTTGTTTTTGCCGGCAAGGTTGAGCTGACCGTCGGAGGCGAGGACGCCGGTGAAGAGGCCGAGGTGGTCTGCGACGCGGCGAGCGGTGTCGGCGTCGGCTGCGGTGGCGAGGTAGATGGGGCGGCCGGTGGCGTGCTGCTGCTGAAGATATTGAAGGAGTTCGCGGTTGTAGGGGAGGTGGGCGACGTCGAGCTGGACGGTGGCGGCGAGGTGGCGCTTGAGAGCAGCTTTGCCCTGGAGGAGCCAGGAGGGGATTTTAAGGAGTGCAGCCGGATGGTGGCGGGCGACGGCGAGTGCGGAGTCGTGCAAGGTGTCGGACTTGACGAGGGTACCGTCGAGGTCGACACAGAGGATGGGGAGCGCGGCGGTGTCGATTTGTGAGGCCGTGAGAGACAAAAGTGTCCTTTCTTCCGTCTAACCAACAATAACTTCCCTGCGTCTAAGAATAATTGTCCTGCGTCTAACAAAAATCGGAACGAATATGACGGGCGTTTCGTAGATTCAGCATTGCCTGACGCAGGAGATGCGTCTGAGCGACCAACGTCATTATCGTTTATTCTTAGATATCTGGCACACCTATCATTTTGTTCGTGCAGTGAATTTTTCTGAGAGAGCTTGAGAGACTCCATGCCGTCAACGCAGATGAACGAGAAAGAACGAGTAGACGGGGCAGCGGCAGCGGAGTCGCAGAAGAACCTGCGAGAGAGCGAGCCGTTGGTAGAGGGGCCGAAGGGATCGCCGGCGCGGAAGTGGATTGTGGTGCTGGTGATTCTGGCCGTGGTGGGGGCGGCGGTATGGAAGATCCGCCGGAACACGGCAGAACAGACCGGCGTCCAGATGATGATGGCGGCGCAGGCGGATAGGCCGACGCCAGTGCAGGTGTCTTCGGTGCAACAGAAGACGATGCCGATTTTCCTTACCGCTCTGGGAACCGTTACGGCATACAACACGGTGACGATCAAGTCGCGTGTGGATGGGCAGTTAATGCAGGTGCCGGTTCGCGAAGGGCAGGCGGTGCGGCAGGGACAGGTGCTGGCGGAGATCGATCCGAAACCTTACCAGGCGGCGCTGGAGCAGGCGCAGGGGCAGTTGGTGAAGGACCAGGCGAATGCGGTGAATGCTCGCGCGGAGGCGGCGCGGTATGAGGCGCTGCTGTCGGCTGGCGTGGTTTCGAAGGAGAGCCAGCAGGCACAGGCTTCGACGGCGGGGCAGGCGGAGGGTTCGATTGCCTCAGACCGCGCGGCGATTGAAGCGGCGAAGGTGAACCTGGGGTATACGAAGATTTTTTCGCCGATCAATGGGGTGGTTGGGCTGCGGCAGGTGGATGCCGGAAATATTGTGCATGCAGCGGATACAAATGGACTGCTGGTGGTGACGCAGCTGCAGCCGATCGCTGTAATCTTTACGTTGCCGGAGGATCAGCTGCCGGAGGTGTTGAAGAAGTCGCGGGCGGGCGACAAGCTGGTGGTGGAGGCGTATGACCGGGCTGCTGCGACTCACCTGGCGAGCGGAAGTTTGCTGACGGTCGATAACCAGATTGATACGACGACGGGGACAGTGAAGGCCAAGGCTGTCTTCGAGAATAAGGATGGGGCGCTGTTTCCGAATCAGTTTGTGAATGTGCGGTTGATCCTGCAAGAGAAGAGGAATGCGGTGGTGATTCCGGCTTCGGCGCTGCAGACGGGGACGCAGGGGAACTTCGTCTACCTGCTGAAGCAGGGGCAGCCGCCGGCTGATCCGCTGGCGAAGAAGGATGCGGATGGGCCGGTGATCGAGCTGCCAGAGAACAAGACGAACTACTACGTGATGGCGCAGACGGTGAATGTGGAGCTGACTGAGGGGACGCAGGTGATCCTGAGCGGCGGAGTGAAGCCGGGAGACCAGATTGTGGTGGATGGGCAGGAGAAGTTGAAGAACGGAAGCAAGGTATTTCCGAGGACGGCTCCGGTGAAAGCTGGAGATGGAACAACTGCTGAGTTGGGTATGACAAGCACCACGGGGCAGCCCTCGTGAGTCCTTCGAAGCCGTTTATTCTTCGGCCGGTGGCCACCTCGCTATTGATGGTGGCCATTTTGCTTGCGGGGTTTGTCGCGTATGAGCAACTGCCGGTGTCGGCGCTGCCGCAGGTGGACTATCCGACGATCCAGGTGCAGACGTTTTATCCGGGGGCGAGCCCGGAGGTGATGGCGTCGTCGGTGACGGCTCCGCTGGAGCGGCAGTTTGGGCAGATACCGGGGCTGAGTCAGATGACTTCGTCGAGCTCTGGCGGCGGCAGTGTAATTACGCTGCAGTTCGATCTGTCGGAGTCGATCGATATTGCGCAGCAGGATGTGCAGGCGGCGATCAATGCGGCGTTCAGCTATCTGCCGAAGGACCTGCCGAATCCGCCGGTGTACAGCAAAGTGAATCCTGCTGATGCACCGATTATGACGCTGGCGCTGACCAGCGATACGCTGCCGCTGGCGAAGGTGGAGGACCTGGCGGATACGGTGATCGCGCAGAAGATCTCGCAGCTTTCGGGTGTGGGGCTGGTGTCGATCAATGGTGGGCAGAAGCCTGCGGTGCGGATTCAAGCGAATCCTACGGCTCTGGCTAACTATGGACTTAGCCTTGAGGATATTCGCGCGGCGATCGGAACGACGAATGTGGATCAGGCCAAGGGAAACCTGAATGGGGCGAGTCAATCGTATACGATCGGCGCGAACGATCAACTGCCGTCGAGTGATGCTTATAACAAGGTGATTATTGCGTATCGGAATGGGTCGCCGGTGCGGTTGTCGGATGTGGCGAATGCGGTAGACAGCGCGGAGAACCTGTTTCAGGCAGCGTGGATGGGGACCGCGGCGCAGGCTGGTGCGGGCGGCCAGCAGGTGCATGATGCGGTGTTGAAGCCGGCGGTGATTGTGAAC
The nucleotide sequence above comes from Tunturibacter empetritectus. Encoded proteins:
- a CDS encoding efflux RND transporter periplasmic adaptor subunit, yielding MPSTQMNEKERVDGAAAAESQKNLRESEPLVEGPKGSPARKWIVVLVILAVVGAAVWKIRRNTAEQTGVQMMMAAQADRPTPVQVSSVQQKTMPIFLTALGTVTAYNTVTIKSRVDGQLMQVPVREGQAVRQGQVLAEIDPKPYQAALEQAQGQLVKDQANAVNARAEAARYEALLSAGVVSKESQQAQASTAGQAEGSIASDRAAIEAAKVNLGYTKIFSPINGVVGLRQVDAGNIVHAADTNGLLVVTQLQPIAVIFTLPEDQLPEVLKKSRAGDKLVVEAYDRAAATHLASGSLLTVDNQIDTTTGTVKAKAVFENKDGALFPNQFVNVRLILQEKRNAVVIPASALQTGTQGNFVYLLKQGQPPADPLAKKDADGPVIELPENKTNYYVMAQTVNVELTEGTQVILSGGVKPGDQIVVDGQEKLKNGSKVFPRTAPVKAGDGTTAELGMTSTTGQPS
- a CDS encoding heme-binding protein; protein product: MPEENREKQCPIPPSERNIAEAGLRVPTIRISPNNENVLADLGLLADLAGTWQGCGSGFNLIARPDQEGHANLYLQLNTTTEILTVTPIGSPIPNRGFGQPDITLHGLTYLQKIADSCTGGAMHIEPGIWITQPPTSYPTETTPIETQIIARMGSIPHGNALLAQGIAERFNGNPTLPLAGQPYAFSRFPSFNSTPFPIAPAPAINAAGSNEKDTAANVPPPIGPVPPFTQYDITIPEGIKNPRTPYNTNPPDCPWTANSKIDGVPIQKVINDPIILLQTHIEKQIHQGHTFEGVVLNIATQANIQFLTVPNKPASPTVSANMVNAAGGIENILFLEGGEPTGPKGPNADTATVYATFWIEKVKHHHRATFMQLQYAQMVVLNFGVLLAPPPPPGTSPVILGWPHISVATLTKSFN
- a CDS encoding UbiA family prenyltransferase, with translation MSLTASQIDTAALPILCVDLDGTLVKSDTLHDSALAVARHHPAALLKIPSWLLQGKAALKRHLAATVQLDVAHLPYNRELLQYLQQQHATGRPIYLATAADADTARRVADHLGLFTGVLASDGQLNLAGKNKLAAFRSQFGDNFTYIGNAMPDLPLLESCREPMVANPTPALRAALRKARVTPARTFDETVSPLKAWPKAIRLHQWAKNVLIFLPLLLAHAWAPGLVAAAAVAFLSFGLCASATYIVNDLLDLEADRQHPRKRRRPFASGDLSALSGVFVVVLLLAASLVLALSVPRVITALSPQLVSLIKPHYFLEWLGIYLVTTLAYSLRLKRSVLVDVIVLSGLYTIRIIAGSAASGVPVSTWLGSFSIFFFLSLALVKRFAELENLSERGGSTIGGRGYHVSDIEQLRSFGSASGFASVVVLTLYISTLEAAQLYHHTRRLWLLVPVLILWIMRLWLLASRGQLNEDPVVYAITDRRSLFMGLLVALIVLSAL
- the pheS gene encoding phenylalanine--tRNA ligase subunit alpha — its product is MSEQTIPSLSGYEEPTLEAAFITLSEEVRTTAAETAADPEAFRLHWLGRKQGRLKLISEAWLKSAPPEAKKALGIRFNELKALVEYQLSPERLVKVPVSEPGLVSEYATQGGTIAASLQKKKHPHPLDITLPGTLRAPGIPHPLLKTMHEIVSVFHHLGYSTNLGPQVESDFYNFEALNFPENHPARDTQDTLVIANQQSRPSRDRLLMRTHTSPVQIRTMIAQAPPIRIVIPGKVHRNDAADATHSPIFHQIEGLCVDTNITFSDLKGTLDHAMKALFGSDVKTRFFPSFFPFTEPSADVQISCIFCGGKGCRKCKHSGWIELLGCGMVDPAVFAAVIAERRKINPADDTYNPEKITGFAFGMGVERIAMMLHGVSDIGHFYSGDMRFLEQFA